From Cuculus canorus isolate bCucCan1 chromosome 7, bCucCan1.pri, whole genome shotgun sequence, one genomic window encodes:
- the ADRA2A gene encoding alpha-2A adrenergic receptor — translation MFDLERPFAEGGRFFSSMEYQRQLEEEEGYLPPGANGTFNESGAGQGWGTPYPLHTTVTLISLAGLLMLFTVFGNVLVIIAVFTSRALKAPQNLFLVSLASADILVATLVIPFSLANEVMGYWYFGKVWCEIYLALDVLFCTSSIVHLCAISLDRYWSITQAIEYNLKRTPRRIKCIIFIVWVISAVISFPPLISIEKKSGQQADQGVAGCKINDEKWYIISSSIGSFFAPCLIMILVYVRIYQIAKRRTRVPLNKRAERPEKRQNGLADKEDLPATAQLNGEKAAGGGSGQEGEVNGIDMEETSSSEHQENNQCKKSERPSRAKTKTKLSQIKPGDSLPTKVEEERNTKGSRWRGRQNREKRFTFVLAVVIGVFVICWFPFFFTYTLMAVCKSCSVPDTLFKFFFWFGYCNSSLNPVIYTIFNHDFRRAFKRILCRIERKRIV, via the coding sequence ATGTTCGACCTGGAGCGCCCGTTCGCGGAGGGGGGCCGCTTCTTCTCCTCCATGGAGTACCAGcggcagctggaggaggaggagggctaCCTGCCGCCCGGCGCCAACGGGACCTTCAACGAGAGCGGTgccgggcagggctggggcacgCCGTACCCCCTGCACACCACCGTCACCCTCATCAGCCTGGCCGGCTTGCTCATGCTCTTCACTGTCTTCGGCAACGTCCTGGTCATCATCGCTGTCTTCACCAGCCGGGCGCTCAAGGCCCCCCAGAACCTCTTCTTGGTCTCCTTAGCCTCAGCCGACATCCTGGTGGCCACACTGGTCATTCCCTTCTCTCTGGCAAACGAGGTGATGGGGTACTGGTACTTTGGCAAAGTCTGGTGTGAGATCTACCTGGCCTTGGATGTGCTGTTCTGCACCTCCTCCATTGTGCACTTGTGTGCCATCAGCCTGGACCGTTACTGGTCCATAACGCAAGCCATCGAATACAACCTCAAGCGTACCCCCCGCCGCATCAAATGCATCATCTTCATCGTCTGGGTCATCTCGGCCGTCATCTCCTTTCCGCCACTCATATCCATTGAGAAGAAGAGCGGACAGCAGGCTGACCAAGGGGTGGCAGGGTGCAAGATCAATGACGAGAAGTGGTACATCATATCTTCTAGCATCGGCTCCTTCTTTGCCCCCTGCCTCATCATGATCCTGGTCTACGTGCGCATCTACCAGATAGCCAAGAGACGAACCAGGGTGCCACTAAACAAGCGGGCAGAGCGCcctgagaagaggcagaatGGCTTGGCTGACAAGGAGGACCTGCCGGCCACAGCCCAGCTCAATGGGGAGAAGGCAGCGGGAGGTGGCAgcgggcaggagggagaggtCAATGGCATAGACATGGAGGAGACCTCTTCCTCTGAGCACCAGGAGAACAACCAGTGTAAGAAGTCAGAGAGACCGTCGAGGGCAAAGACCAAGACTAAGCTGAGCCAGATTAAGCCTGGGGACAGTTTACCCAcaaaggtggaggaggagaggaacaCAAAAGGGTCTCGGTGGAGGGGCAGGCAGAACCGGGAGAAGCGCTTCACTTTTGTGCTGGCGGTGGTGATCGGAGTCTTTGTCATCTGCTGGTTTCCCTTCTTCTTCACCTACACACTGATGGCCGTCTGCAAGAGCTGCTCCGTGCCTGACACCCTCTTCAAATTCTTCTTCTGGTTCGGTTACTGCAATAGCTCCTTGAACCCTGTCATCTATACCATTTTCAACCACGACTTCAGACGGGCCTTCAAAAGGATCCTCTGCAGGATAGAGAGGAAAAGGATTGTTTGA
- the LOC128852688 gene encoding uncharacterized protein LOC128852688, producing MGESRDTVEGSGQRVLGWESACAEESLSRTMIAECWMLQCVLLCVPSPGSCEVTGRSWCKERSPSRAGSCSWKVSQLYLLLPLDGEIRENRESLAALPGSLSPCETTLTCSAFWEPGNFRQLCPGPFIQLSLEELLPPSRLFDLFNSSSADLDSFRHTKWVKDRQQSYLRAVCFPGSQRSCWGCAMNQSSSSPWGTAAFARGIEGILLTAAPGPERKYIHWPQRSAWRLIESCLNLEHQVSIIRAI from the exons AtgggggagagcagggacacAGTGGAGGGAAGTGGGCAGAGGGTCCTGGGGTGGGAGTCAGCCTGTGCAGAGGAATCTTTATCCAGGACCATGATTGCAGAGTGCTGGATGCTCCAGTGCGTCCTCCTCTGTGTccccagcccaggcagctgTGAGGTAACTGGGAGAAGCTGGTGTAAAGAGAGGTCTCCTTCCAGAGCCGGCAGCTGCTCCTGGAAGGTTTCTcagctttatttgcttttgccaCTAGATGGTGAAATaagggaaaacagggaaagtCTTGCTGCGCTCCCTGGCAGCCTCTCTCCCTGTGAAACCACGCTGACGTGCTCTGCTTTCTGGGAACCCGGCAATTTCAGGCAATTATGTCCTGGACCTTTTATACAGCTCAGCCTTGAAGAACTGCTGCCGCCATCCCGGCTCTTTGATCTTTTTAACTCCAGTAGTGCCGACCTGGATTCATTTAGGCACACAAAGTGGGTGAAAGACAGGCAGCAAAGCTACCTAAG agctgtttgctttcctggaagccaaaggagctgctggggaTGTGCAATGAACCAGAGTTCCAGCTCACCCTGGGGCACTGCTGCTTTCGCAAGAGGGATTGAAGGAATACTGCTGACCGCAGCCCCTGGCCCTGAG AGGAAATACATTCATTGGCCCCAGCGTTCGGCGTGGCGATTAATTGAGAGCTGCCTGAATCTGGAGCACCAAGTGAGCATCATTAGAGCCATCTGA